The Candidatus Manganitrophaceae bacterium genome segment CAGTCCGCACTGCTCTTGTGCGGTCGCGCCGAGTTCGGCCGCAGGGGGGCCAGGGGGTTCCACCCCCGGCGTCTGGGGAAGCCGGAGGGGGCGCGACGAGGCGCCCCCACGGTGGGGGGCGGGGTGAAACCCCACGGCCTTAATGCAGTGAGATCCACCAAAACAGCCCCGCTCTATATTAAGCCCCCCCTCGAAATCCGAAACTCTGGACTTCAATGATCAGAATCGCTACACTGTCCAGATGATCCTCACCTTTATTCTTCGTCGGCTTCTTTGGGCGATCCCCGTTCTCTGGGTCGTGGCGACGCTCACCTTTCTGATCATGCACATCGTCCCCGGCGGGCCGTTTGATAAAGAAAAGAAGCTTCCCCCCGAAATCAAAGCAAACGTCGAGGCGAAGTATCATCTCGATCAGCCGCTCTCCAGACAATATCTCCTCTACATCGAAGGGCTGCTCCGCGGCGACCTCGGCCCGTCGTACAAATATTTGGGACGGACGGTGAACGACGTCATCGCCGATACCTTTCCGGTGTCGATGCAGCTCGGCTTCCTGGCGCTCAGCTTCGCGCTGATTTTTGGACTGATCGCCGGGATCCTCTCCTCCGTGACGGCCCACACCCTGTGGGACCGGGCCAGCATGTTTTTTGCCACCGCCGGCGTCTCCACCCCCAACTTTGTTTTGGGGGCGCTTCTGATCTATTTCTTTTCGCATCGCTATAAAATTTTTCCGCCGGCCCTGTGGGAAGACCCCCGGCATGCCGTTCTCCCGGCGATCGCCTTGGGACTGGCCCCGGCCGCCTACATCGCGCGGCTCGCCCGATCGAGTATCTTGGAGACTAACCGACAAGATTACGTCCGGACCGCCCGGTCGAAGGGGCTCTCGGAAACAGCGATTCTCTTTCGGCACATTTTGAAGAACGCCATCACACCGGTCGTCACGATTTTGGGACCGCTCACCGCGACCCTCGTGACCGGCTCATTCGTGGTCGAATTCATCTTCTCCGTTCCGGGAATGGGGAAATATTTCATCACGGCGGTCACCAACCGGGACTATCCGCTGATCATGGGGGTAACCCTTCTTTATGCCGTCCTGATTGTGATCGCCAACCTGCTGGTCGATCTGCTCTATACGCTCATCGATCCCCGCGTGAGGCTGGAGTAGCCATTGGAAAAGGGAGAAGACCGATTCTGGAGAAGATTCCGGCGGGATCGGATCGCCCTGGCGAGCCTCGGGTTGATTGCGCTGCTGATCGTCGTCGCGGTTTTCGGAAACGGGATGGCCCCTTATCCCTATGATCTGCAAGACACCGCGGGGGCCCTTTCTCCTCCGAGCCGCCTTCATTGGATGGGAACGGACGAGCTCGGGCGAGACCTTTTCTCCCGGTTGATCTACGGCACCCGGGTCTCGATGTCGGTCAGCTTGTTGACTGCCTTCTCGGCATTGATCGTCGGAACCCTCTACGGCGCGCTCTCCGGCTACATTGGGGGGAGGACCGATAATCTGATGATGCGGGGGATCGATGTCCTGTATGCCCTTCCCGATCTCCTTTTGATTATCTTGATTACCGTCGTGATCGGCCGCGGCGTGCTCGGCGTCTTTTTGGCCTTGAGCCTCGTCGGGTGGATCACCGTGGCGCGGCTGATCCGGGGGGAGGTCCTTCGCCTCAAGGAGCGCGCTTACATCGAGGCGGCCCGCGCGATCGGCGCGACCCATCTTTCGATTCTCTTTCGGCACATTCTTCCAAATACCGTCGGCGTCTTAATCGTCACCTTGACCTTCCGGATTCCGTCGGCGATCTTGGCCGAATCGACCCTCAGCTTCATCGGCCTCGGATTGACCCCGCCGGCGGCGAGTTGGGGAACGCTGGCAAATGAAGGATGGAAGGCGCTGAAGTTTTACCCCCATCTGATCATCTTCCCCAGCCTCGCGATTCTAATCACGATGCTCGCCTTCAACTTTCTCGGCGACGGCCTTCGCGATGCCCTTGATCCGAACCGTTCGGACGCCGTTGATCCGGTCCGACCGTCGGGGGGGCCGGCACCGACACGCTGAGGCCCCTTCCGCAGCCGGACGCAAATAAAGGTAGATGAACCCGGCTCCGCTGCGGTCGGCGCTTCTCTGCCGGGTCGCGTCGGTCAGGCCGGGTCCCTTTCGATTCAAAATCGAACTTCCCTAATAGAAAAGACGTCTGCGCAAATGCATGTAATCCATTTTATCCATTTTATTTTCGACAGAATGCCGAGAGAGGTTTGTTTTTTATTGAAATGTTTTTTTGTTTCGTTCACAATATCAATTCGGGTCTCTGCTGGTATATTTGCCCGACCTGAATAGCGGAATTGCTCCAACAGGATGTGGATGATCGACTGAGCTGTTTGACGGTTTATCATAGGGAGCAGAGATGATCTTTCTTCTTTTTTTTGCGGGGGTTGTCCTTCTCCTATCCGGATCGCTCTGGGCCGCACTGCGGCAGGGGAAAGCGCCTCCGCAGACCTCCCATCCTCCCTTCCATCCGATAGACCAGACTCTCAACCGGATCGACGAGGCCGTCGTCGTCTCCGATGCGGCGTGGACCCTCCTCGACTGCAATCCGGCCTTTACCGCTCTCTTCGGTTATACCAATGCTGAGTTAAAGGGAAAGACGCTCTTCTCCCTCTTCGCAGCGGAGGCCGATTTGCCGGAAGGTCGGCCGGATAGAAACGTCCCCTTGACCATCCTCCGCTACCGAAAGCGGAACGGAGCGGTCTTTCCCGGAGAGACCAGCTTCTCTTATCAGCAACACGCCGACCCCCGTTTCAATCGCATCATCGCCTTGGTGCGGGACGGGACCGAGCGGGTGGAGGCGGAGGAGAAAATCAAACATCTCAACGAATCGCTGGAGCGGCGGATCGCCGATCGAACCGCGCAGCTCCAGGCGATGAATACCGACCTTCAAGCCGAGATCAATGATCGCAAACGGATCGAGCGCCACCTTGCCGCCGAGCATGCGGTGACGCAGATTCTGGCCAAATCGAGAGCGCTGACCGAGGTGGCCCCGAGAATCCTTCAAATCCTCTGCGAAAACCTCGAATGGGATCTCGGCCTCTTTTGGATCACGAACGATCAGGTGCGCGTCCTCACCTGTATCGAAAGCTGGAGCCGGGCATCGATCAATGCGATCGATGCCGCCCCCTTTGAGTCGACCAACCGGGAGAGCCTCTTCTGGCCGGACGAGGGGCTTCCGGGACAGGTCTGGACCGACGGAGAGCCGATCTGGTTGCCCGATATTGCCGAAGCCGACAATTTTACCCGGAAGGCGAGCGCGCAACGGGCGGGACTCCGCGCCGCGCTCGCCTTTCCAATCCGAGGGAGAACGGGCGTCTCCGGAGTGATTGAGTTTTTCAGCCGCGAGGTCAAACGGCCCAATACGGAACGACTACAGCTGCTGTCGAACATCGGAAGCCAGATCGGACAATTCATCGACCGGAAAGAGTCCGAAAGAGCCCTCTGGGAAAGCGAGACGAGAAAACGGGCGATCTTGGCGGCGGCCCCCGACAGCATGATTACCATCGATCACGAGGGGACGGTGTTGGAGTTCAATCCGGCGGCCGAGCGGATGTTCGGCTATTCAAAGGGAAGCATCCTCGGCCTGAACATCGCCGATCGGATCATCCCGCCGCATTTGAGAGAACGCCATCGGGAGGCGATCGCAAGATACCTCGCGGCGGAAGAAGGATCTATTTTGAACCGGCGGATCGAAACAACGGCGATGCGGGCCGACGGAACCGAATTTCCGGTCGAGCTGACGATCATCCGGATTCCATTGGACGGGCCGCCGCTGTTCCAAGGATTTCTTCGGGACCTGACCGAGCGAAAGGAGATCGAGGCGAAACTTCACCAACGGGAGCGGCGGTTCCGGGCGCTGATCGAGCAGAGTTCGGATGCGATCGCGCTGGTGACGGCGTCCGGGACAACCCTCTATGCCAGCCCGTCAACCTCCCGGCTGCTCGGCTATTCGATCGATGAATTCATCACCAAAAAGGTATTCGATCTTATCCATCCCGAAGACCAAGAGCGGACCCGCCTCCTTTTCGGTCGGTTGATTCACGAGCCGGGCCGTCGCGTCACGGCCGAATACCGGATTCGGCACAAAGACGGCGCCTGGCGCTGGATGGAAGGGATTGCGACGAACCTGATCGAGGACCCCGGCGTCGGGGCGGTGGTGGTGAACTACCGCGACATCACCGATCGGAAGCGGACCGAGGAGGCGCTGGCGGCGGAGAAGGAGTGGTTGGCCGTTACCCTCGGTTCTATCGGAGACGGGGTGATGGCGACCGACGTCGCCGGATCGATTCTCTTCATCAACAAAGCGGCGCAAGCGCTCAGCGGTTGGGGGGCGGAGGAGGCGATCGGCCGGCCGCTGCAGACCGTCTTTCGGATCGTCGATGAAAGGAGCCGCGCCAAGGTCGAAAATCCGGTTCAAGAGGTCCTGGAGACCGGGGAAGTGGTTGCCTTGGCGAACCACACCCTCCTGATCGCACGCGACGGGAAGGAACATGCCATTGCCGACAGCGCCGCCCCCATTCGCGATCGAGAGGGAAGGATCATCGGGGTCGTTTTGGTCTTTCGGGATGTCACCGAGAAGGAGCGGATGGAAGGGGAGTTCCTCAAGACGAGCACGCTGGAGCCGCTCGGAATTTTGGCGGGAGGGGTCGCCCACGATTTTAACAACATCCTCACCTCGATTCTCGGAAACCTCTCTCTGTCGATGCTCTCCATTGATTCCGACACCGATCTACACCGGCACCTCACCCAGGCGGAGAAGGCGTCGAATCGGGCGCGCGACCTCGCGCAGCAGCTGCTGACTTTCGCCAAAGGAGGAACGCCGGTGAAGAAGACCGCTTCGGTGGTCGACCTCCTCAAAGAGTCTTCGAACTTCGCCGTCCGAGGGTCGAACGTCCGATGCAGTTTTATATTGGATGAGGCGCCCTGGCCGGTCGAAATCGACGAGGGGCAGATCAGTCAGGTCATTCACAATCTCATCCTCAACGCGCAGCAGGCGATGCCGGAGGGGGGAACGATCGAAATTAAAGCGGAGAACCGTTGGGTCGAAGAGGAGGAGAGCCGAACCGTTCCGCTGAAAGAGGGTCCTTATCTCCGGATCTCGATCCGGGACTTCGGGGTCGGGATGCCGCGCGAGCACCTGATGAAAATTTTTGATCCCTACTTCACTACCAAAGAGAAAGGGACCGGGCTGGGACTCTCTACCTCCTATTCGATCATCAAGAAACATGACGGCCACATCGAGGTCGAATCGGAGCTCGGATCGGGATCGACCTTCTCGATTTACCTGCCGGCGCGGCCCGGCGCCGCCATCCAGGAGATGGAGAAGCCGACCGAGCTCTCCGCGCTGAAAGGGGAGGGGAGGATCTTGGTCGTCGATGACGAGGAGGGGATCCGTCACGTCGTCGGAGAGATGTTGCGCCACCTCGGCTATGAGGTGACGGCGACCGGCGAGGGGGCCGACGCCATCGAACGTTACCGTCATGCCAGCGAAGCGGGCCGGCCGTTTGATCTCATGATGATCGATCTGACGATCCCCGGGGGGATGGGAGGAAAGGAGGCGGCCAAAAGATTGCGGGAGATCGATCCGCAGGCCCGCATCGTCGCCGTCAGCGGCTACAGCAGCGACCCGATCCAATCCGAGCTAAAAGATTCAGGCTTCAGCGGATTCATCCCAAAACCGTTCAGTTTGAACGAATTGGGGCAGATGGTCAAAGAGGTTCTCGCAAAACAGCCAGAATAGGCAAAATGACGCGCGATCGAAGATCAGTTGTACTCCTTCGTATAGAGCAGGTCGATCCCGTTCACGTCGCCGCTCTCCGCCTTCAGCGTCAGAATCCGATTGATCTTGTACCGGACCAGCAACGTATTCTTCTCCTCAAAGATCCCGATCCCATAGCTGACATAAAACTTCGGCGAGAGATATCGACCGACGACCAACGTCGCGCTCTGGAACGAATTCGTCTGCTCGTCGGTCTGGATTCGAACCTCATCGACCCCGAGCGCCCGGCCGACCTTTTTGGCGACGAGGTCTCCACCTTTTAATCCAAGCGCCGACACCGCATTGGTCAACAGACTTCCCTCCGATTTGTTCGCTTGATTGAGCGGATGTCCGAGCAACAGGTAGGCGAGCGCTTCACTCTGCTCCATCGGAGGGTCGGAGAAGACGGTCGTCTGCGGGTGCTTCGCCGTCCCTTCGATATGAAGGCCGACGGTGATCACGGTTGCCTCGGGAATCTTTCTCACCGCCCGAATATCGAGGCCCGGATTGTCGATCGGACCGGAGAAGAGGAGCCGGCCGTTGTCGATATCGAGCTTCTGTCCGTAGGAGCGGTATTGCCCCTCCAGGATCTGCAGCTCTCCTTCTCCGAGCGTCGGCCGATTCGGCGCCTCGGTCGCCAGCAGATGTCCGGCCAGCCGAGCGGTCAGCCCGAACCCTTTGAAGGTC includes the following:
- a CDS encoding ABC transporter permease: MLTFILRRLLWAIPVLWVVATLTFLIMHIVPGGPFDKEKKLPPEIKANVEAKYHLDQPLSRQYLLYIEGLLRGDLGPSYKYLGRTVNDVIADTFPVSMQLGFLALSFALIFGLIAGILSSVTAHTLWDRASMFFATAGVSTPNFVLGALLIYFFSHRYKIFPPALWEDPRHAVLPAIALGLAPAAYIARLARSSILETNRQDYVRTARSKGLSETAILFRHILKNAITPVVTILGPLTATLVTGSFVVEFIFSVPGMGKYFITAVTNRDYPLIMGVTLLYAVLIVIANLLVDLLYTLIDPRVRLE
- a CDS encoding PAS domain S-box protein; its protein translation is MIFLLFFAGVVLLLSGSLWAALRQGKAPPQTSHPPFHPIDQTLNRIDEAVVVSDAAWTLLDCNPAFTALFGYTNAELKGKTLFSLFAAEADLPEGRPDRNVPLTILRYRKRNGAVFPGETSFSYQQHADPRFNRIIALVRDGTERVEAEEKIKHLNESLERRIADRTAQLQAMNTDLQAEINDRKRIERHLAAEHAVTQILAKSRALTEVAPRILQILCENLEWDLGLFWITNDQVRVLTCIESWSRASINAIDAAPFESTNRESLFWPDEGLPGQVWTDGEPIWLPDIAEADNFTRKASAQRAGLRAALAFPIRGRTGVSGVIEFFSREVKRPNTERLQLLSNIGSQIGQFIDRKESERALWESETRKRAILAAAPDSMITIDHEGTVLEFNPAAERMFGYSKGSILGLNIADRIIPPHLRERHREAIARYLAAEEGSILNRRIETTAMRADGTEFPVELTIIRIPLDGPPLFQGFLRDLTERKEIEAKLHQRERRFRALIEQSSDAIALVTASGTTLYASPSTSRLLGYSIDEFITKKVFDLIHPEDQERTRLLFGRLIHEPGRRVTAEYRIRHKDGAWRWMEGIATNLIEDPGVGAVVVNYRDITDRKRTEEALAAEKEWLAVTLGSIGDGVMATDVAGSILFINKAAQALSGWGAEEAIGRPLQTVFRIVDERSRAKVENPVQEVLETGEVVALANHTLLIARDGKEHAIADSAAPIRDREGRIIGVVLVFRDVTEKERMEGEFLKTSTLEPLGILAGGVAHDFNNILTSILGNLSLSMLSIDSDTDLHRHLTQAEKASNRARDLAQQLLTFAKGGTPVKKTASVVDLLKESSNFAVRGSNVRCSFILDEAPWPVEIDEGQISQVIHNLILNAQQAMPEGGTIEIKAENRWVEEEESRTVPLKEGPYLRISIRDFGVGMPREHLMKIFDPYFTTKEKGTGLGLSTSYSIIKKHDGHIEVESELGSGSTFSIYLPARPGAAIQEMEKPTELSALKGEGRILVVDDEEGIRHVVGEMLRHLGYEVTATGEGADAIERYRHASEAGRPFDLMMIDLTIPGGMGGKEAAKRLREIDPQARIVAVSGYSSDPIQSELKDSGFSGFIPKPFSLNELGQMVKEVLAKQPE